A genomic window from Pirellulaceae bacterium includes:
- a CDS encoding nucleoside-diphosphate sugar epimerase/dehydratase — protein MISLFQRLKKSIQKHHAIAYMIASIPLIAIIQIASYWLRFEGNIDDFTASHIQRTLIWVILIKVAIFSRFGIYQGWNRFLTFHDLITLSQATIASSLVLVLTAFLFIPDVVIPRSVFLLDSFGTVAVFGCLRSTARFMEEYRPSLRSDNSGIRAFIIGANDSGEALLRAIRRNHNIRYDIVGFLAGQSHALPSRISGIPVLGNVDQLDRLAARHAVREILITAGEFSGKDVRKIVEKGRSVGVEVKVLPSFEQLLHGHVDLRPRTVSIQDLLRRDPVQLDIRGLHQWLDNKVLWVTGAAGSIGSEICRQLLQFEPRKLILIDRSENGLFFLEHELRKLAPDIDLQFCIADAGDQARMEQLCLRERPDIIFHAAAYKHVPLMEANPCEAIKNIVLATRNLADLADRFKVGSFVMISTDKAVNPTSVMGACKRVAEIYVQSLATSSQCNFVTVRFGNVLDSAGSVVPIFREQIAQGGPVTVTHPQMKRYFMTIPEASQLVIQAGAMGQGGEIFVLDMGEPVRIVDLAHEMINLSGLEIDRDIEIQFSGIRPGEKLFEELHISGENHLPTVHPKIMIAESTPTQYAEISNSILQMSQTAHRGNTGVVAQLSEAVPQYRQNETSAPKLARAA, from the coding sequence ATGATTAGTCTTTTCCAGCGCCTCAAAAAGAGCATCCAAAAACACCACGCAATCGCCTACATGATTGCCTCGATACCGCTCATCGCGATAATTCAGATCGCATCCTATTGGTTACGATTTGAGGGAAACATTGATGACTTCACGGCGTCCCACATTCAACGAACGCTCATTTGGGTTATTCTGATCAAGGTGGCGATCTTCAGCAGATTTGGAATCTACCAAGGCTGGAATCGTTTTCTAACATTCCATGATTTGATCACGCTTTCCCAAGCAACAATCGCAAGCTCTCTGGTATTGGTGCTGACAGCATTCCTATTCATCCCGGATGTCGTAATTCCGCGAAGCGTATTCTTACTCGACTCATTTGGAACGGTCGCGGTATTCGGCTGTCTGCGTTCAACAGCGCGATTCATGGAAGAATATCGCCCGTCGTTGAGATCTGATAATTCAGGAATCCGCGCCTTCATTATTGGCGCCAACGACTCGGGAGAGGCGTTACTCCGAGCCATTCGACGAAACCATAACATTCGCTACGATATTGTCGGCTTTCTGGCAGGCCAAAGTCACGCTCTCCCTTCGCGAATCAGTGGCATTCCCGTCTTGGGAAACGTTGACCAGCTTGACCGTTTAGCGGCCCGGCACGCCGTTCGAGAAATCCTCATCACAGCCGGTGAGTTCTCCGGTAAAGACGTTCGGAAAATCGTTGAAAAAGGTCGTTCTGTCGGCGTCGAAGTCAAGGTTCTGCCTAGCTTCGAACAACTGCTCCACGGACATGTCGACTTACGTCCTCGAACCGTTTCAATACAAGACCTGCTGCGCCGCGATCCCGTTCAACTGGACATCCGAGGTCTTCACCAATGGCTCGACAACAAAGTTCTCTGGGTGACGGGAGCTGCGGGCAGCATCGGCTCCGAGATCTGCCGCCAGTTGCTCCAATTCGAGCCTCGTAAGCTCATCCTAATTGACCGTAGTGAGAACGGACTGTTTTTCCTCGAGCATGAGTTGAGAAAACTTGCACCCGATATTGATCTGCAATTTTGCATCGCTGATGCAGGTGATCAAGCTCGCATGGAGCAACTCTGCTTAAGAGAGCGACCGGATATCATCTTTCATGCAGCCGCCTACAAACATGTACCCTTGATGGAAGCCAATCCGTGCGAAGCGATCAAAAACATCGTGCTCGCCACACGCAACTTGGCCGATCTCGCAGACCGCTTCAAAGTCGGCTCATTCGTGATGATTTCGACCGACAAGGCAGTCAATCCAACCAGCGTGATGGGTGCTTGCAAACGAGTTGCTGAAATCTACGTGCAATCATTGGCGACGTCCTCGCAATGCAACTTCGTCACCGTCCGCTTTGGTAACGTACTCGATTCAGCTGGCAGTGTTGTGCCAATCTTCCGAGAACAGATCGCTCAAGGTGGTCCGGTCACAGTGACCCATCCTCAGATGAAACGTTACTTCATGACGATCCCGGAAGCGTCACAATTGGTTATCCAAGCCGGCGCGATGGGGCAGGGCGGTGAGATCTTCGTACTCGACATGGGAGAACCGGTCCGAATCGTTGACCTGGCTCATGAGATGATCAATCTTTCGGGACTTGAAATCGATCGCGATATCGAAATTCAATTTTCCGGAATTCGCCCGGGCGAAAAATTATTCGAAGAACTTCATATCAGCGGTGAAAACCACCTCCCAACCGTCCATCCCAAAATCATGATCGCCGAATCAACTCCCACTCAATACGCGGAGATCAGCAATTCAATCCTCCAAATGAGTCAAACGGCTCATCGGGGTAACACGGGTGTGGTAGCCCAACTCTCAGAAGCTGTTCCTCAATACCGCCAAAATGAAACATCGGCTCCGAAACTGGCGCGTGCCGCTTGA
- a CDS encoding SLBB domain-containing protein, giving the protein MVHPGNTTNLPLCHLRTGVLCIALLLGLGCRSGVDYQGASLPEYLRSSPELNTAAVDLTAIASHSINEDLIYPGDVLNVQVSTGIEETEPTTWTLRVSDRGEIDIPLVGSAQLTGFTLAASEQVIRQLSIDREIYRHPHVSVLMKQRRMIRVRVVGAVKEPGVYELPAAGSDLLAAIVAAGGLNDDAGTMVELRHPNGMRQLSNNARYEGVILASFEQAPEIPQRITQIDLTESSQEGVDLHVEDGSIVMVTERPNHSISVIGLVKRPDYYELPKDETLRVLDAIALAGGRTVSIADKVRVIRSIEGETDPIVIEVSVKAAKTNGKENLVLASGDTITVEETPSTFVVETVRSFVRFGFSSAVPGF; this is encoded by the coding sequence ATGGTACACCCCGGTAACACCACGAATTTACCTCTTTGCCACCTAAGAACGGGAGTCCTCTGCATTGCCTTGTTGCTGGGACTCGGATGCCGTTCTGGCGTGGACTATCAAGGCGCATCACTTCCCGAGTACCTCAGAAGCTCTCCAGAGCTCAATACTGCCGCAGTCGACCTGACAGCGATTGCAAGTCATTCGATCAACGAAGACTTGATTTACCCCGGCGATGTGTTGAATGTGCAAGTTTCAACAGGAATTGAAGAGACTGAGCCCACCACATGGACGTTACGTGTAAGCGACCGGGGTGAGATTGACATCCCATTAGTTGGTTCGGCCCAGCTCACCGGATTTACCTTGGCCGCTTCAGAACAAGTGATTCGCCAACTGAGCATCGACCGGGAAATCTATCGCCACCCACACGTTTCGGTACTGATGAAGCAACGTCGTATGATTCGGGTCCGCGTTGTAGGAGCCGTGAAAGAACCTGGTGTCTACGAATTGCCGGCGGCGGGCAGTGATCTCCTCGCCGCGATCGTCGCAGCGGGCGGGTTGAACGACGACGCAGGAACAATGGTCGAACTTCGACACCCAAATGGCATGCGGCAACTTTCCAACAACGCCCGTTATGAAGGCGTCATATTGGCGTCTTTTGAGCAGGCTCCTGAGATTCCCCAGCGGATCACCCAGATCGACCTGACGGAATCTTCACAAGAGGGAGTCGACCTGCATGTGGAAGACGGCAGCATCGTCATGGTGACCGAACGCCCCAACCATTCGATCAGCGTTATCGGCTTGGTCAAACGTCCCGACTATTACGAATTGCCGAAGGACGAAACCCTGCGAGTACTCGACGCTATCGCACTCGCTGGGGGTCGCACGGTTTCGATTGCAGACAAAGTTCGCGTGATTCGCAGCATCGAAGGAGAAACGGATCCCATCGTCATTGAAGTATCGGTCAAAGCGGCAAAAACCAACGGCAAGGAGAATCTGGTTCTTGCTTCAGGAGATACCATCACTGTTGAAGAAACACCATCGACGTTCGTGGTTGAGACAGTAAGAAGCTTTGTCCGATTCGGCTTTTCGAGCGCTGTTCCAGGTTTTTAG
- a CDS encoding carboxypeptidase-like regulatory domain-containing protein, whose protein sequence is MRLLKTHRQLLVILSCLSLVSSGVPAVHAATPAAPQANVSQDVRLDSQGRLRGQLVDRQGKPLPNSLVILQARGKQLSQVQTNHQGDFSFDGLRGGIYQVAGADAGGIYRVWTPNSAPPACKDAVLLVSGDALRGQNRCRPNRQMGIGAGHYNGAIMRSLNNPWLFGTAIAAGIAVPIIITNNDDESGS, encoded by the coding sequence ATGAGGTTGTTAAAAACTCATCGACAACTCCTGGTCATACTGTCGTGCTTATCCCTTGTCAGCTCCGGTGTCCCAGCAGTGCATGCAGCAACACCGGCCGCTCCCCAAGCAAACGTTTCACAAGACGTTCGCCTGGATAGCCAAGGCCGCTTACGAGGCCAATTGGTCGATCGGCAGGGCAAACCTCTGCCGAATAGCCTGGTCATCCTCCAGGCTCGAGGTAAACAACTGTCCCAAGTTCAAACCAACCACCAAGGTGACTTCAGCTTCGACGGACTCCGCGGCGGTATTTACCAGGTTGCGGGAGCCGACGCGGGCGGCATTTATCGTGTCTGGACCCCTAACAGCGCCCCGCCCGCCTGTAAAGATGCCGTGTTGCTCGTCAGCGGCGACGCCTTGCGAGGCCAAAATCGTTGCAGACCCAACCGTCAGATGGGAATTGGTGCCGGACACTATAACGGTGCGATCATGCGAAGCCTCAACAACCCTTGGCTATTTGGAACTGCCATCGCAGCAGGCATTGCTGTGCCGATCATCATCACAAACAACGACGATGAAAGCGGCAGCTAA
- a CDS encoding glycosyltransferase family 4 protein: MIRLVHVTTVPQTATSFLSGQLAWLKQHGFEITVVTSPGTEMVEFAEREGIGSRSLAMKRAISPGADLVSLARLISVFQEINPQIVHAHTPKAGLLAMLAAACCRIPIRIYHLHGLRYESAVGWKRALLQSAEKVANRFATDVLCVSPSVKRQAVCDGLFPESAANVLAKGSINGVDSQRFNPDREVVLHRALVRKRLGIPSQATVLGFVGRMVQDKGISELVRAWRQLRDEFPELHLLLVGPFEDGGAVSLSLQSELKADCRVHLPGLDWNAIPYYTAMDLFTLPSYREGLPTVLLEAAAMRLPVVATRVTGCVDAVVEGETGLLVSRGDAGQLAKAIRHYVRNSELRQRHGVAARARIVSDYQPLAVWQSLYSHYLQLLDRKGNAKLHRAGLQLS; the protein is encoded by the coding sequence ATGATTCGGTTAGTTCACGTCACAACGGTACCCCAGACGGCCACATCGTTTTTGTCGGGGCAACTGGCTTGGTTGAAGCAGCATGGATTTGAGATCACGGTGGTGACGTCGCCAGGTACTGAGATGGTTGAATTTGCGGAGCGAGAGGGTATTGGAAGTCGATCGCTAGCGATGAAGCGAGCTATTTCTCCGGGGGCCGATCTGGTCTCGCTGGCTCGTTTGATCTCTGTTTTTCAGGAAATTAATCCGCAGATTGTCCATGCACACACGCCCAAGGCGGGCTTGCTGGCGATGCTGGCTGCTGCCTGTTGTCGGATTCCCATTCGAATTTATCATCTACACGGACTCCGATACGAGTCGGCTGTGGGATGGAAACGTGCGTTGCTACAGTCGGCTGAGAAGGTTGCTAATCGATTTGCCACCGACGTTCTTTGTGTGAGTCCATCGGTCAAGCGGCAGGCGGTGTGCGATGGACTTTTTCCGGAGTCGGCAGCTAATGTGCTCGCTAAGGGGAGCATCAACGGAGTTGATTCGCAACGTTTTAATCCAGATCGAGAAGTGGTTTTGCATCGTGCTTTAGTGCGGAAGCGTCTGGGGATCCCGTCGCAAGCCACGGTATTGGGGTTCGTGGGGCGGATGGTGCAGGATAAGGGGATTTCTGAGCTTGTTCGGGCGTGGCGTCAACTTCGAGACGAGTTTCCTGAGTTGCACCTGTTGCTGGTGGGACCCTTCGAAGACGGCGGTGCCGTGTCTCTCTCATTGCAGTCCGAATTGAAGGCCGATTGTCGCGTGCATCTGCCAGGGCTCGACTGGAATGCGATTCCCTACTACACCGCAATGGATCTGTTTACCTTGCCATCTTATCGAGAGGGATTGCCAACCGTTCTGCTGGAAGCAGCCGCGATGCGATTGCCGGTCGTTGCTACTCGAGTCACGGGCTGTGTTGATGCGGTTGTTGAGGGGGAAACCGGTCTGCTTGTGTCACGTGGTGATGCTGGTCAGCTTGCCAAGGCGATTCGCCACTACGTCCGAAATTCGGAATTGCGGCAACGTCATGGGGTGGCTGCGAGAGCGCGAATTGTCAGCGATTATCAGCCACTTGCTGTCTGGCAGAGCCTCTATTCGCATTACCTTCAGTTGCTTGATCGAAAGGGTAATGCCAAACTTCACCGCGCTGGCTTGCAGTTGAGTTGA
- the proC gene encoding pyrroline-5-carboxylate reductase produces MMDMRIGFIGAGQMARALASGFVGCGLVEPGRLVVTDISEEACKQFSADLDGGIIAKDARAVVDQVDIVFLAVKPVHVSDVADQVGTIPTELLFVSIAAGVTMDRLCKLFGSNRMVRVMPNTPCLINAGASAFCVGDSVTLEEAKTVKSLLDAVGISLQVPEALLDGVTGLSGSGPAFVFKFIEALSDGGVRVGLPRHIALQLAAQTVAGAAQMVLQSEEHPAVLKDRVTSPAGTTIAGIAALEQGAFRGTVMSAVEAATARSNELGKLDD; encoded by the coding sequence ATGATGGATATGCGAATCGGTTTCATCGGCGCGGGGCAGATGGCGCGAGCCCTTGCGAGTGGCTTTGTAGGATGCGGACTCGTCGAGCCAGGGCGGCTGGTGGTAACTGATATTTCGGAGGAGGCTTGCAAGCAGTTTTCAGCCGATTTGGACGGGGGCATAATTGCAAAAGATGCTCGTGCCGTGGTGGATCAGGTGGATATTGTCTTTTTGGCGGTCAAGCCGGTACACGTCTCGGATGTGGCTGATCAGGTGGGGACAATTCCAACTGAACTTCTGTTCGTATCGATTGCAGCTGGTGTCACGATGGACCGGCTCTGCAAGCTGTTTGGTTCAAATCGAATGGTGCGAGTGATGCCGAACACGCCTTGTTTGATAAACGCCGGGGCAAGTGCTTTTTGCGTGGGGGATTCGGTGACGCTCGAAGAGGCGAAAACGGTGAAATCGCTTTTGGATGCCGTGGGAATCAGTTTGCAAGTACCGGAGGCACTGTTGGATGGCGTGACGGGATTGTCGGGTTCGGGGCCAGCGTTTGTCTTTAAGTTTATTGAAGCTTTGAGTGATGGGGGGGTGCGTGTCGGTTTACCTCGTCATATCGCCTTGCAACTCGCTGCTCAAACGGTTGCTGGTGCGGCACAGATGGTTCTTCAATCTGAGGAGCATCCAGCGGTCTTGAAAGATCGAGTCACAAGTCCTGCTGGCACAACCATCGCCGGAATCGCTGCCTTGGAGCAAGGGGCCTTTCGTGGGACCGTGATGTCTGCGGTGGAGGCGGCCACGGCGAGATCCAATGAATTAGGGAAATTGGACGATTGA
- a CDS encoding translation elongation factor EF-P, whose protein sequence is MLAKEIKPGTVVNYNGAPVLIKTVTVQTPSARGAATLYKFRGRNLVAKQKVDLTLKGPESLDEADFQRRDVKLMYVDAVDMHLLDQVDFNQFSLSLEDVEDERPYITEALEGMRALIYNDQCVGLQLPLTVELLVTECDPGVKGDSATKRSKPATLETGLIVQVPEYLAQGERIKIDTRNGEYLSRA, encoded by the coding sequence ATGCTTGCTAAGGAAATCAAACCAGGAACTGTCGTCAACTACAACGGCGCGCCTGTCTTGATCAAGACGGTCACCGTTCAAACCCCGTCTGCGCGGGGTGCAGCGACGTTGTACAAGTTTCGAGGACGCAACCTGGTTGCCAAGCAAAAGGTTGATTTGACGCTCAAAGGACCAGAGTCTCTCGATGAGGCCGATTTTCAACGGCGCGACGTCAAGCTGATGTATGTCGATGCGGTCGATATGCATCTACTTGACCAAGTTGACTTCAACCAGTTTTCACTATCTCTGGAAGATGTCGAAGATGAGCGGCCTTACATCACGGAAGCACTCGAAGGGATGCGGGCGCTGATTTATAACGATCAGTGTGTCGGCTTGCAGTTGCCGCTGACCGTTGAATTGCTAGTCACCGAATGCGACCCGGGTGTGAAGGGCGATTCTGCGACCAAGCGGTCCAAGCCCGCCACACTCGAAACGGGCCTGATCGTTCAGGTGCCGGAGTATCTCGCTCAGGGCGAACGAATTAAGATCGACACACGAAATGGTGAGTATCTATCGCGTGCCTGA